ATGAGAATGATGCTTTGCCCCCATAAGGTGAAAGGCAGACAAAGATTTAATGAACAGCTCTGTCCACCTTCCATCATCCTCACTCTCTGGGCTCAAAGCTCAGGATTACAAATTTACACacaatctgacacacacacacacacacacacacacacacacacacacacacacacacacacacacacacacacacacacacacacacacacacacacacacatctacagtATGATTACacagataaaaaatacacacatgtacagacTTATCAACCATatctcctttgttttcttttcatctctaTCTTGTATTTATCAGGAAATAGAAAGGAGTAATGTTAGGAATGAGGAATCCGCGGAGTGAAATATTGCCAGCTTTTGGCCTTGGCTTGATATTTTACCAAACATAGCATCCAGTGgcctctctcctcacctccccctctGAAGGGAGCTCAGCCTGAACTTAAAAGCTTTAGGCTGGCATTCAGACAAAAAGTGCAGCACGCTGGAGCTTTACTTGGGCTTGAAATATCCTTCTTGACCCGAACCAGAAACCCTCACTGgactacacaaaaaaaagaatacccTGAAGATGTTGCCATGGTGGCCAACACTGAAAATCCTAGAAAGTGAAGAGCTTAAATTAAAGTTGAGATGATTTCTGTAAATGGGCATAACTGTTAACTTCATTGTTTTGTGTGATCAGTTTCAAAATACCTTTCAGAGAttgtttcaaaacatttttctggGCTTTTCCAAAACTTTGGCAAAGATCTATTTTTCATCTAATAATATTATTTCAGGGGGGAGAAATGTGCATGTTGGGTCAATGCTTGATTTGGCTATCTTCTGCATCTTGCTTCCTATCAAAATATTGGTGTATGATACAAAATTTGAGCCAGATGACAGAAATTAAAATTTTTTCTTAGCAGTTTTTTAAGCATTGCTCAGTTTTTTAGGTCTACAAATGAACTAAATTCTTAACTTAACATGGGTACACAAGTCCAGCCCTACCAAAACTGGTTTGGTAAGGTCTAGTTTGTATCATGCGGACTGCTCTGGAAACACTTCTCAGTTTGAAACATCTTAACAACATGTCTTACAATTAAAACttagtagtactactagtagtagtagtagtagtagtagtaatagtagtagtagtagtagtagtagtagtagtagtagtagtagtagtagtagtagtccaAATGCAAACTTCTAAAAATCACCCAatttaaagttgatttaaatgaatacatttggaACATAACTGTTTGTGTTGCTGAAGGTGTtcttgtttggtttggtttgataACCAGTGCGATATAATAGCACAATAACTCTTTGATGCCTAATCCGGCCAAAATGACCCTCATCTTTGCCAATCTATTGAGTTGATCAtttcttggtttgtttttctaattctcTACCACATAGGAGACCCGTGGGAACATTGGATGAGAGCTCTTGGTTGCCGACTGTGGTGCTGGAGCAGAGCCTCTTAATGTCCCACATGGGAGTAACAGTCccgcataatagggcctgtttaagctACAACACAGCATTTAACATTTGACCCCTCTATTTCGCCGTGATAATCAACGATTTTGAACAAGAAGTCAGATTTCATTCTTTTAACAGGCACACCAGCGGCTCAGCCCTCTCTTCCCTCTACATCTTCCCATCCCTGGAACAGGTAAAGGAGAGGCTGATGTTTCCTTTACCAAAGTTTCCCCTCCCAACCTTCTCTTCCTCcgatctctccctccctccctttctgcATCAGCcttgacttattgtatttgcagagagacacacaacacagtaaGACAGACACCCTCAGCCTACACAAGATTCTACACCTGTAACTCTGGCCTCCTGTCCATCTGAACCCAAATAcgccctccttctctctgtcatttTACCTTATtccttttaaacacacacaactacataCAGTCCATAAACCGGCACTTTTATCAAGGCTTTAATAACACAGTTTGCTTGACTATGCATAAACACACGGCAGGGAGGGCTGTTCAGTCTAAACACTctgcatacagacacacacacacgggccaTTCGCTCTCCTAAAAAGGCCTCCACTTGGGCCAACTCCAGTTTCCGACACCACACTGCTAAGTACTCCGACACTTCCTGGAGTTTGTCGAAGACATGCAGATATGTACATTCTGCTTCCAGAGACAGCAGTGTAACATTGGGAACTTAAGTGGTGGTAATGAAGCTGAACAAAGTGACCCTGTCCTGCTACAATGCCCGTTACTATCAGCTAAATGCTCATTGAATAGGTAGGTGTGCTTTGCATAAGTCCACATACGCTAGAGTATGATGGCGAATATTGGGTTTaacaaggaaaaaatgaaaaccttaCATAATGCAATTTATTTCTGATGAAGCTCTTCAGAAAGCCAAGAGCATGATATTATCTGTAGTTTAGGTATTATCTGTAATAGACATCATACTGTAAGGTAATTTTACTTCTCAGGAGATTGCAAAACCAAGATTCCAGGAAATTAAATTTAGGCTTTTATCAATACCAAAAAGGCAAACGCTGAGAAAATAGACAAAGAGAGATAGGAAGGAGATATTTTTAGTAGTAACTAATGAAAAGGCCATTATATCTACAGTAAAAGAtcatgtttgagtgtgtgagtgtgtgtgtactgtatgagAGGTCTATGGCTCAGGGTTGTAGCCGGACATATGACATTTGTGTCTCAGGTcccagtcagtgtgtgtgtgtgtgtgtgtgtgtgtgtgtgtgtgtgtgtgtgtgtgtgtgtgtgtgtgtgtgtgtgtgtgtgtgtgtgtgtgtgtgtgtgtgtgtgtgtgtgtgtgtgtgtgtgtgtgtgtgtgagagttatGGGTTGAGGCTGATATGGGAGGCAGTATGAGCAAAACTTTCAAACAGCTCTTTATTGGGATCATTCAATTCAGCATCATAAGACACAGCCTCAGGCGAGGAGAACAGCAACGCCACACAAATGTGGACAGTGTGTTGGAGTGTCAGAGTCCCGACCAATAATTCTGTGATATAACATCTTACTTCACATTTCTAAGCTTCACTTGTAACTGAGAAACCCAGAGAGATCGGGATAGGCAGCGAGGTCACTTCCTTAATGTCTGCCAGTGCtaacaatgcacacacacacacacacacacacacacacacacatatataaatccTGTTAATAAGCGACTATTACAGTCAGTGATATACTAAATGTTTCCTGGTAGTGTTCAATACCAATATGAGAAATAGTGTAATGTTCCCCACTGTAAATTATAACAAGATTTAACTGTAATATTTCCCAATAAATCACACTATTATCATTTCACAGGTTTTAACTGTGATATTTAACAATACATGTACTTTTATAGTGAAATCGATGCAGGAGGACTTTTAAACAGGAAATTTAAGTTTGAACTTCCAGAAGCACTGTGGGATTACTATACTGTAATTCTACAACGGCAAACTGCTATAATTATCTGATGGGTCTTTTACTGTAAAAGCACAGTTCAATGCAGTAATACTAAAGCAACATACTGCTAGATCACAGtcatttgatgttttaaatgactgTGAAGTCACAGAATAAAGCTATCATTTTACTATAatttactgttaaaaaatatcacagtaaTTTGCTGTAGAATATGggcattttttaaattgctccCCCACTTggattaaaaaagataatgtgaCAGACAGCAATGCCCACCGCTGCAAACTCTATGCCAAGAATCAAGGATACAGTGGTGAATGAGCTGATGGCACCACATTCAGCGATGTGATTTGCCTAAACTTAGCCATTCTGTTGTGGAAGTCCAGGACTGCCAATattcaaattaaagaaatataatcaaGTTAATGTTTCATGTAGAATATGAACATTCTGCCAGATAGGCAGTAGACAACCATCAATATTTCCCATTCAAAAAATGTTCTTTGATAAAGAAAATGGTTTACATATGAATATTATTCTTTAGAGAcacagttgcacacacacacacacccattctTCTTTCTATATTATTTATAGTTGCATAGGAGCCCCTTATTGGCTTTCTATTTAATTAATCGCAATTTAAGactcaaattattgtttttatgaacTAAAGTGATATTTTATGGAGTAACAAAAAATTCCCTCATTGTACTAAATGACACATTTCCATCGAGCAGTTTTCTGTTGAAACCTCAGTGGGGTGCAGCGCTGGGATCCCTCCTCCTGGATGATCACATCCTCTCACTCAGCACCCTCTGCTCGCCTCTAGTCTTACATAATGGACAATATTTATAGGCAGTGAGTAaatgtgtgtgggggtgtttgAATGTGATCTCACAGTCTTAATCATAGTGGGTGAGTCTTCATCAGAGATTGGGCTGCTGCAGGAGTTTGTGGGGAGAGGTCGAGGTGGTGGTGACTAGAGCAGGCAAAACCCCTAAGATCCAAACATAAACTGCAGCAGCATACATGGTGTCTACATGATGAAATGTCTATTGTACAAAAGATTTGAAATCCTGTTTGACCAATTATTCAATGACATTTGTACATCTGGTCTAGGTTGACTATATATGTGTTTGGCTTACGTCTTTGTTCACTTTGAatcagataaaaacacagtaatCTGACAAAAACATTAGTCTGATTCACTGTTAAAGGCTGTAAATCAATCAGATTTATTCTGTCCCTTTTTACCCTCTGACACTTTTAatctactgagtgtgtgtgcgccttAGTGTGTGTTGTACCTGTCGAGGGCAGTGCTGGTGGCCATACTCCTGGCAAAGCCCTTGACTCCCAGCTGTCTGAAGTAGGGGATGGTGGAGAGGTTGGCGGCCATGATGGCCACTGAGTCTGCCGGGTTCACAAAGAAGCCGTTTTCTCCAAGGATCATGTACCGGTCCTGACAACAGCACAGTACAATACAATATGAAGTGAGGCTAGTTAGTAGATTTTAGTGTAATAAAGTGAAGAGAGCACTGCAATCAGACTAAACTGGACTAACTTAGCATCATAGGTGATATCAAACAATAAGGCGGGTCTTCTATATTTTACTTACTGTCAAGTCATATCATGAAGAGACCAAACTAACAATAAATTGATCCTACGCCcttatttctctgttttacagATTCCTTTGTTGTCCAAATAATTCTGCGTATAATACATTAATTCAATACATTATGACTGTAAATCTATTCAGCTAAAGTTGGATTTTCAGTTCTGCTGTAAAGACAAATGTTAGACACAAATAAttgaaaaacttttttccaACAATGACAATTACTTACTTTCAAGTTTGGAAGTTATTAGTTACGCTATTATGTAAGTGCGAACCTCAAAAAATAAACCTTCACACAGTTAGATTACAACCACTGGTGCTAATGACTGTGAAGACTGCGAACCTGGTGGGAGAAACAGAGTAGATATGACATAATTCTCCTGATGCTACGCTAATTTACTCAgacaagggtgtgtgtgtgtgtgtgtgtgtgtgtgtgtgtgtgtgtgtgtgtgtgtgtgtgtgtgtgtgtgtgtgtgcgtgtacacaTAGAATGACTATTGGATGACATGGTGGAAAAAGTGAGCTGCTTGTTGGATCATCATGGATCCAGAATTATTCAGCCCCACTGCTTGTCTTCCTTTTATCAatgagcaaacaaaaacaaataaaaaataaataaggctCTCTCTGGTATCTATGGGTGGAGTCTAATGACAAGGATATAGTCATAtacggtaaaaaaaaataaaaaataggaaTGGTTCACAGTTATGAAGAAACATGAtagtacttttttttccttgggTAGAAAAAATAAAGCCCTTTTTGGGGATTTGTTCCTCTACTTCATGAGAACAAATTAATTTCACACATGACATATGAATgcttaaaaagacatttcaaatgttaaagATCCCCTCCACACATGTTTTAAGACAGTAGTAATCAGATGTCTTACCCCATCTGCATCAAAAGCAGCTCCAAAACCAAAGTCCCCTCCTTTCATGGCATCTACCAGAGAGGTGGCATAAGTCAGGTTGGGCTCTGGGGGTCGGCCACCAAAGTCCTCCAGGGGGACACAGTTGACAGCAGAGTTAGCAGGAGCTCCCAACTCATCACACAGGATCCTGCGTACATAGGGGCCCATCACTGCAACACAACAtggggagaggagaaaagacagtttagtctccaataacattaacaacaGCTCAGGGGCTATGTAAGGTCGAGGATGAATTGTCTGACCTCCGTTCATCGCATCTATGTGTATCTTGAGCTGATCTGGTCCTGTCAGAAGACTTTTAATGGCACTGAAGTCAAAGATGCTTCTCAGCAGTTGTAGATACACATCAACTGAGTCTACGATCTCCACTAGAAACACAAGAGAAGATATCATTAGAACGGGAAggcaatgtgtttgtttgtttgtatgtatttaagAGAGAACAAAACAGTGAGAGAGTATTGTACCTCTGAAAGGTTTGAACTTGTTCTCCAGGTCAAACTCTTGTCTTCCCAGTCTGGACAGGTCAATGCGGAGATCGGGGCAGATTGCATATTCCTCGAGCGTCCGGCTCACCTGGTAGATCCTCTCCATCACTAAGTCCGAAGACGGGCCTACCACGCAAagaaagacatacatttatatgtgTAAACTAACCGAACAGTGGCAGCCAtttttgttcagaaaaaaaaagaaaacatccctGACTTTATAGATGGTTTCAAACTCCTACCTTCGACTTAAGTAGCAACTGGGAGAATCAGAAAACAAGCACTCTTTCTCAGTGCTCACCTCCATTTGCCACATTGAACTTGACTCCAAAGTCTCCAGCGGGGCCTCCGGGGTTGTGACTAGCTGTGAGGATGATCCCACCAATGGCCTTGATCTTCCTGATGATGCAGGAAACAGCAGGGGTGGACAGGAGGCCGTTGTGACCGATTACCAGACGACCAATCTGCACAGGTCGGATATTAAATAGGAGCAATGTCAGTTACACATCAATCCAGGCAGTCAGCTATTGTAATAATGCCCTCTAAGAAGCTAATGAAATGGAGCAGAAAAACTAATGTCAGGGAGGTGTTTCTTGAGCTGGCTGTGacacaaaatctgaaaaaaaaactacgCTGACCTGAAAAAGTTTAAGAGCCCATCTGTCCAACTGGATCTTAAAGCAACACTGGCTAAAAGCACCATATCGTTCTACAGGTGACTAACTGACAGGCAGCTTTAAAAAACCTAAATGATCTGCCTCAAGAGGGTGCCTAAATAACAGAGCTGCCCTCTCTATTTATAATTTGTATGCTACTTTTAAAGTGGTAATACCACCAGCATCCCATAATTCCCCTGCATATCAGCTATTCTAAATAAAAAGTGCCCTCACTGGAGAGGAATTTATTCTCCCGACGTCAGTGTTTCCTCCCAACATCCGGCATTTTGCATGTGTACGTatataaagaaaagacaaggaaagTGAGGGACTACCCTAACAAATGTACTCTTCAAAACACATTGTGCTTAATGACCTAAGAACATGTGTAAAGCAATCGATTATTTTCcacaatgtttacattttattcagtaACTTGTGTAAGAGAGATAGTCCTGGCATTGGGTGGTTATCTGCAAGTGTTTCCTGACTTTTGGCTTAATGTCATATGACAGGGGATCCCCAAAGCATGAAGTTTGGCCCTGGAGAGGTGAAGCGTACGTCGGCAGGAAAATAGAGCAGGATGGATGGAAGTGCTGATAAGGCCGACATCAAGAGACACTTGGCTGggccagcagaaaaaaaaacagcctgatctcaaaaacaaattatattccCTTCAGATTTTCCTTTGGAGCCTGTCCAAACCAATCACATAGATCTCAGAGCAAGCGTTTTAAACGAGCTGCGGGGATTTTCCTCccttttgtctctctcactctgtcttccTATTTTCATTTATCTGCTGCTGACACCTTAGAGTTCACACACATTTTGGACGGGTTTGCGTGTGTTGATACCACAGATTACTTTTGCGTTAAAGTGAAGCGTTCATGTCTATATGAGGATGAGTTAACGTGATAATGTGAGCCACCATTGTAATGCTAAATCAAATGTTGACCAACTATGCAATTCAATTTGTGAATATGTGATGcaaatttaaaagacatttgatTCAAAATCCAAAGTCCAACTAACTGgactatgtttttttaagaagtttTGTAACAACCTCTGCAGACAGTGAATTTATCAGCCTAATACGTTACAGGCCACCTAATCACAGTTCTTACATAGGTTATAGCAATGCTACTCTTTTTTAATCAGTGACCCCTTAATACAAAGTTCAGATGCATATCTATGAGTTGAGAGCACTTAAATGGAAGATGGATTTTTCCCTTCCCAGACTTTCATCTTTAAAATTTTAAAGGCCTGAAGATATCTACCTTTACAGTATGTTACAAGAAAAAGGatcaatcagaaaaaaagtaaacatcattttgttctgtttttcttatttcctaCTCTGGTACTCATCTTAAGACCCCCGTCTATGTCTATGTTGTAGTCCAGGGGTCACAACACTGGACTACAACATAGACATATGAACATCCTgaacaaaaaatgtgattacTGTTTGTGTAAAACATGTTCATTAAGTTTATTTAATCCGTTTTCTTCATTGCAGTacaatcacatttttatgtattttcacAACTGtttacttgtaaaaaaaaaaaaaaaaaaaagtcctattAAAGATACACTTAGATATATGACTTTAACTTTTTGTACTTTACTAAGCAGAAATGTCAGACTTATTCATAGTTGGGGGGGTTTCCAGTATGTTGATATATTGGAACAAATGCCTCCCAGTCTCTGTGGGCCTCTGTCAGGACTGTTGGTCTCCCCCCTTGTGTCTTACCCCGTTGGCAGCTGCCATCTGCACTATCACCTCGGTGGCAGCTCGGCTGAAGTAGCGGCCGTCGCTGCCCACCACCATGGTGCAGCCCTGTCGGTCCCGCAGGTCGATGGAGGACAACACGCTCTGGATGTAGTTCTGCAGGTAGTTCTTCTTGCCCTCGAACACCGCCGTCTTCTTGCGCAGCCCGTTGGTACCGGGCCGCTGGTCGTCGAAGGGGGCGGTTTGGACCGTCACCACCGGGATGGGGCTCGTCTCCATCCTCCTCTGCGGGACCCAGAGCGGGGGGGGGACGCCGATCAAACGAACTGAAGTTAAGTTACTGAAGTCAAAGTTGTTGTGTAGGAGGAGAGCAGTGCCAGCAGTCCCACTCAGGGATGAAAGCAAAACACTCAGACAAAAATCACCTCGGCAACATATGTGGACGCCTTCAGAGCTGCATCCCTCAGTAACATTCAGCAACAACTCTCCTCTAGCTGTTGGACAACTCCCTCTTCTCCTAATAAGCCTGAACAACTGActacaagagaaagaaaagagaaaaaaaaagtagggaGGGACAGAATCTTCAAGGCCCACAATCAGCTGAGCCTCTGGCCAAAAATAGCCCGTTGACCGATGGCGGAGGGGGAATTGTGTCGGGACCGTTCTGCAACCGGACACTGCTTGTGTCTGTGCTGTCCACACTGCCTGGTATGAAGGCGTAAGTCACTTATAGGACTTTATAAGTGGACAATGACAGAGctctgagataaaaaaaactatttttttctttctaatttgAAGCTGATTTGTTTCAGGATCTACAGTTTCACATCTCGTCCACTCTTGCATGATCCatgcattcatatttttgtgtggGTTTTAAAATTGAATCTGTGACTCGTGCATTTATTTGCTGTTACACGAGAAGGTCAGTCCATCACCAGAAGGCTGCAGCAGTCTGCACTATGTCTGCTCTAATATTTGGTAAACAGTGCGACCTTGTGGCAGGATGAAAGAACTGCACTTTTCTCGTACATATAAAAGAGCGCTTATGACGTTTCATAGAACTTTTATCTAACTGAACAGATgctttaacgtttttttttttatattttaattatttatattactgtatacattttaattataccactcattttgataaatgtgtgAGCTTTCAATGTGTTAAGAGGACtacatgcagatgtttttacattacagtctaATATTTCACATCAGCG
This sequence is a window from Anoplopoma fimbria isolate UVic2021 breed Golden Eagle Sablefish chromosome 13, Afim_UVic_2022, whole genome shotgun sequence. Protein-coding genes within it:
- the pgm5 gene encoding phosphoglucomutase-like protein 5 → METSPIPVVTVQTAPFDDQRPGTNGLRKKTAVFEGKKNYLQNYIQSVLSSIDLRDRQGCTMVVGSDGRYFSRAATEVIVQMAAANGIGRLVIGHNGLLSTPAVSCIIRKIKAIGGIILTASHNPGGPAGDFGVKFNVANGGPSSDLVMERIYQVSRTLEEYAICPDLRIDLSRLGRQEFDLENKFKPFRVEIVDSVDVYLQLLRSIFDFSAIKSLLTGPDQLKIHIDAMNGVMGPYVRRILCDELGAPANSAVNCVPLEDFGGRPPEPNLTYATSLVDAMKGGDFGFGAAFDADGDRYMILGENGFFVNPADSVAIMAANLSTIPYFRQLGVKGFARSMATSTALDRVAKAMKLALYETPTGWRYFGNLMDSGRCSLCGEESFGTGSDHIREKDGLWSVLMWLSILAARKQGVEQIVREHWAKFGRNYFCRFDYEGLDPRAAFYLMRDLESVISDKAFTSQKFAVGDHMYSVERADNFEYIDPVDGTVARNQGLRIVFTDASRLVFRMSGSGGGTGATIRIYAESFERDPERHNRETQVVLGPLIAIALKISNVHERTGRRGPNVIT